From Acidobacteriota bacterium, one genomic window encodes:
- a CDS encoding TonB-dependent receptor yields MSQPSTSTTNLLTEAAFCEAEFAVFSRKLSTPNYGFDGGQFNSFTDVSYSRLVGKHALVFGGSAIYDRFREDSAGVLSPRNETRSYGGVFVQDTVDLTSRFSLEAGFRLDRAKDYGTFALPQFRVLSVYRQFHNPARFRTRL; encoded by the coding sequence ATGTCACAACCTTCAACCTCGACCACCAATTTGCTGACGGAAGCCGCTTTTTGCGAAGCAGAGTTTGCCGTCTTCAGCCGGAAGCTTTCCACGCCGAATTACGGATTTGACGGCGGCCAGTTCAATTCGTTTACCGATGTTTCTTACTCGCGGTTGGTGGGAAAACACGCCTTAGTTTTTGGCGGCAGTGCGATCTATGACCGCTTTCGAGAGGATTCGGCTGGAGTTCTGTCACCCAGAAACGAAACGCGAAGCTACGGCGGCGTTTTTGTTCAGGACACCGTTGATCTAACGAGCAGATTCTCGCTCGAAGCCGGTTTTCGGCTCGACAGGGCCAAGGATTACGGCACATTCGCGTTGCCGCAGTTTCGGGTTTTATCGGTTTACCGACAATTTCACAACCCGGCTCGGTTTCGGACTCGGCTATAA